In Bacteroidales bacterium, a single genomic region encodes these proteins:
- a CDS encoding BLUF domain-containing protein produces the protein MKRITYMSRLAAPLPDAELEEIGAISGRNNQQKNITGVLIYFGELFFQIIEGEDETLAELYEKILADPRHTDIVCLKTEPDIEDRHFPEWSMTTINLDHSANALIRPVRILLNSLVESHGVIEKYTQSAVLRMINAGLNPLHVQPRKVEKIVLLSDIFSFSLMSEKLPVEDLSKLVNQYFEICTQVLSRQGGEVTKFIGDSVLAYFEPDQADVAVQASLEILEELERLRQAAPSDSVLRLLYCGI, from the coding sequence ATGAAACGGATAACCTATATGAGCCGCCTGGCCGCTCCTTTGCCGGATGCCGAGTTGGAGGAAATCGGGGCTATTTCCGGTCGAAATAACCAACAGAAAAATATTACGGGCGTCCTGATTTATTTTGGGGAGCTTTTCTTCCAGATCATCGAAGGGGAGGATGAAACCCTGGCTGAGTTGTATGAGAAAATTTTGGCTGACCCGCGGCATACTGATATTGTTTGTCTTAAAACCGAGCCGGATATTGAAGATCGGCATTTTCCTGAATGGTCAATGACTACCATCAATCTGGATCATTCCGCGAATGCGCTCATCCGCCCGGTTCGGATTTTGCTCAACAGCCTGGTGGAATCCCACGGGGTTATCGAAAAATACACCCAATCAGCCGTGCTTCGTATGATCAATGCAGGGCTCAATCCCTTACATGTTCAGCCCCGGAAAGTAGAGAAGATTGTTCTGTTGAGCGATATCTTCTCTTTTTCATTAATGAGTGAAAAGTTGCCGGTGGAGGATCTCAGCAAACTGGTAAATCAATATTTTGAGATTTGTACGCAGGTACTTAGCCGGCAAGGGGGCGAGGTTACCAAATTCATTGGCGACAGTGTGTTGGCCTATTTTGAGCCGGATCAGGCAGATGTGGCTGTTCAGGCCAGCCTGGAGATATTGGAAGAACTTGAGCGCTTGCGGCAAGCGGCGCCTTCCGATAGTGTGCTGCGCCTGCTCTATTGTGGCATT